A single region of the Actinoplanes sp. SE50/110 genome encodes:
- a CDS encoding beta-N-acetylhexosaminidase encodes MVRRTLVSMLLAVASSVAGVAPPAAASPPTPGNAYATIVPAPVSAQAGRGAFRIDRHTTITAAGPGAAGVADYLGELLGLPVVRSVRAGAIVLTVGGGGAPESYRLGVDRRGVRIAAPDAHGLFNGVQTLRQLLPTRGPLSVPAGRVADRPRFGQRGAMLDVARHFFTVEQVERYLDQLAAYKVNTFHFHLTDDQGWRIEIRSWPRLATYGGSTAVDGDPGGYYTQAQYREIVAYAQRRFITVVPEIDMPGHVNAALASYAELNCDGVAPPLYTGTDVGFSSLCVGKEITYRFLDDVIGELAAITPGRYLHIGGDEADSTPAADYATFMRRAQAIVARHGKAASAWHQIVAAGPRPSTVAQYWDTTPDNPAVAAAANAGTGIVLSPANLAYLDMKYTPQTPLGQDWAGLIEVRDAYGWDPGAYLTGVPAAAVRGVEAPLWTETLRTSNDLEYMAFPRLPAIAELGWSPAATHDWDVFRLRLAAQAPRWRAAGLNFYPSPQVPWVA; translated from the coding sequence ATGGTGCGTCGGACGCTGGTGTCGATGCTGCTAGCCGTGGCTTCATCGGTGGCAGGGGTGGCGCCGCCCGCCGCGGCAAGCCCGCCGACCCCCGGTAACGCCTACGCGACCATCGTTCCCGCGCCGGTCTCCGCACAGGCCGGGCGCGGCGCCTTCCGTATAGACCGACACACCACGATCACCGCCGCCGGACCGGGCGCGGCCGGGGTCGCCGACTACTTGGGCGAGCTCCTCGGGCTGCCGGTCGTACGCTCGGTCCGGGCCGGCGCGATCGTGCTCACGGTGGGCGGCGGCGGGGCCCCGGAGTCGTACCGGCTCGGCGTCGATCGGCGCGGCGTGCGTATCGCCGCCCCGGACGCGCACGGCCTGTTCAACGGGGTGCAGACACTGCGCCAGCTGCTGCCCACCCGCGGTCCGCTGTCCGTGCCCGCCGGGCGGGTCGCCGACCGGCCGCGGTTCGGCCAGCGCGGGGCGATGCTCGACGTGGCGCGGCACTTCTTCACCGTCGAGCAGGTCGAGCGGTACCTCGACCAGCTGGCCGCGTACAAGGTGAACACCTTCCACTTCCACCTCACCGACGACCAGGGGTGGCGGATCGAGATCAGGAGCTGGCCGCGGCTGGCCACCTACGGCGGCAGCACCGCCGTCGACGGCGACCCGGGCGGCTATTACACGCAGGCGCAGTACCGGGAGATCGTCGCCTACGCCCAGCGGCGCTTCATCACCGTCGTGCCCGAGATCGACATGCCCGGGCACGTCAACGCTGCCCTCGCGTCCTATGCCGAGCTCAACTGCGACGGGGTGGCGCCGCCGCTGTACACCGGGACCGACGTCGGCTTCAGCTCGCTGTGCGTCGGCAAGGAGATCACCTACCGCTTCCTCGACGACGTCATCGGCGAGTTGGCCGCCATCACGCCGGGGCGCTACCTGCACATCGGCGGCGACGAGGCAGACTCCACCCCGGCGGCCGACTACGCGACGTTCATGCGCCGCGCCCAGGCCATCGTCGCCCGGCACGGCAAGGCGGCGTCGGCCTGGCACCAGATCGTGGCGGCCGGCCCGCGGCCGTCGACGGTCGCGCAGTACTGGGACACCACGCCCGACAACCCCGCCGTCGCCGCCGCCGCGAACGCCGGAACCGGGATCGTGCTGTCGCCGGCGAACCTGGCTTACCTGGACATGAAGTACACCCCGCAGACACCGCTGGGACAGGACTGGGCCGGGCTCATCGAGGTCCGCGACGCCTACGGCTGGGACCCCGGCGCCTACCTCACCGGCGTGCCGGCGGCCGCGGTCCGCGGTGTGGAGGCCCCGCTGTGGACGGAGACCCTGCGCACGTCGAACGACCTGGAGTACATGGCGTTCCCGCGGTTGCCGGCCATCGCCGAGTTGGGCTGGTCGCCGGCCGCGACCCACGACTGGGACGTGTTCCGGCTGCGGCTGGCCGCGCAGGCCCCGCGCTGGCGGGCCGCGGGCCTCAACTTCTACCCGTCGCCCCAGGTGCCCTGGGTGGCGTAG
- a CDS encoding xanthine dehydrogenase family protein subunit M has protein sequence MLTTVDYLAADSVDEVLAALADGRTSVLAGGQSLVPLVTRPGAPRSRLVDINRVAGLDTLTEVDGFLHVGALVRHRAFESDAVGGALGQLLRVVVRHIGHPPIRARGTMLGSLAYAHPAAEWPAVAVTVGARLVLDGPAGRRTVPAGDFFTGPFQTIRRPEEMLIEAELPVLPGGTGIGYAEDRRSTTFPHAAVLAAITVTAGAISSAAICLVNSGPCPVRATAAATALLGSTFSDAAIAAAARTAAQDDTRLLAGDARRPGRRQAFEVLTRRALRQARQGAGRCG, from the coding sequence ATGCTCACCACCGTCGACTATCTGGCCGCCGACAGCGTCGACGAGGTGCTCGCCGCGTTGGCGGACGGCCGGACGTCGGTGCTGGCCGGCGGGCAGAGTCTGGTCCCGCTCGTGACCCGCCCGGGCGCGCCGCGCTCCCGCCTGGTGGACATCAACCGGGTGGCGGGGCTCGACACGCTGACCGAGGTGGACGGCTTCCTGCATGTCGGGGCGCTGGTCCGGCACCGAGCGTTCGAGTCCGACGCGGTCGGCGGAGCGCTCGGCCAGTTGCTGCGGGTGGTGGTGCGCCACATCGGGCACCCACCGATCCGGGCCCGGGGCACGATGCTGGGCAGCCTCGCGTACGCGCATCCGGCCGCCGAATGGCCGGCGGTGGCGGTGACCGTCGGCGCGCGGCTGGTGCTGGACGGACCGGCCGGCCGCCGCACGGTGCCGGCCGGCGACTTCTTCACCGGGCCGTTCCAGACCATCCGCCGGCCCGAGGAGATGCTGATCGAGGCGGAGCTGCCGGTGCTGCCGGGCGGGACCGGCATCGGCTACGCGGAGGATCGGCGCAGCACCACGTTCCCGCACGCGGCCGTGCTCGCGGCGATCACGGTGACCGCGGGCGCGATCAGCTCGGCGGCGATCTGTCTGGTGAACTCGGGACCCTGTCCGGTGCGCGCGACGGCGGCCGCGACAGCCCTGCTCGGCAGCACGTTCTCGGACGCCGCCATCGCCGCCGCGGCGCGCACCGCCGCGCAGGACGACACCCGCCTGCTCGCCGGCGACGCCCGGCGTCCGGGACGGCGGCAAGCCTTCGAGGTGCTGACCCGCCGGGCCCTCCGGCAGGCCCGGCAGGGAGCCGGCCGGTGCGGGTGA
- a CDS encoding hemerythrin domain-containing protein, whose protein sequence is MTDTSQRDVIDILTADHRDVTALIGEIKQVADPMIRRDLIDTAISELVRHAVAEEMYVYPAMKKHLPDGEKSVEHDVEEHKELEQTMKRLEDVDVSSAEFDAVLLELETILADHVQDEETDQFPLLRLHIPREELIELGTKVETAKKVAPTRPHPGAPNNELFHKLVGPGVGLVDRLRDKLTGRATK, encoded by the coding sequence GTGACCGACACGTCTCAGCGCGACGTGATCGACATCCTGACCGCCGACCACCGTGACGTGACCGCGTTGATCGGGGAGATCAAGCAGGTCGCCGATCCGATGATCCGGCGGGATCTGATCGACACCGCGATCAGTGAGCTGGTGCGGCACGCCGTCGCCGAGGAGATGTACGTCTATCCGGCGATGAAGAAGCACCTGCCGGACGGTGAGAAGTCCGTGGAGCATGACGTCGAGGAGCACAAGGAGCTGGAGCAGACGATGAAGCGGCTGGAGGACGTCGACGTCTCCAGCGCCGAGTTCGACGCCGTGCTGCTCGAACTGGAGACCATCCTGGCCGATCACGTGCAGGATGAGGAGACCGACCAGTTCCCGCTGCTGCGCCTGCACATCCCGCGCGAGGAGCTGATTGAGCTGGGCACCAAGGTGGAGACGGCGAAGAAGGTGGCGCCGACCCGGCCGCACCCGGGGGCGCCGAACAACGAGCTGTTCCACAAGCTGGTCGGGCCGGGTGTCGGACTGGTCGACCGGCTGCGGGACAAGCTGACCGGCCGCGCCACCAAGTAG
- a CDS encoding flavin reductase family protein, translating to MTISQTPATFTTNQDLDPIRLRRAFGVFPSGVVAVAAAVDGRLVGLAASSFTSVSLDPPLVSFSIANTSKTWPDLRRADHLGVTVLAAHHGAICRQLAGAVEHRFDGIPVSVSDEGSVTIDDGLARFDTTVYREVEAGDHTIVLLRLHAVDHPADQGDPLSPLVFHRSVFGRVADV from the coding sequence ATGACCATTTCGCAGACCCCCGCGACCTTCACCACCAACCAGGACCTCGATCCGATCCGGCTGCGCAGGGCGTTCGGCGTGTTCCCGAGCGGGGTGGTGGCCGTCGCCGCCGCCGTCGACGGGCGCCTGGTCGGGCTCGCCGCCAGCTCGTTCACCTCGGTCAGCCTGGACCCGCCGCTGGTCTCCTTCTCCATCGCCAACACCTCGAAGACCTGGCCCGACCTGCGCCGCGCCGACCACCTCGGGGTGACCGTGCTGGCCGCCCACCACGGGGCGATCTGCCGGCAGCTGGCCGGGGCGGTCGAGCACCGCTTCGACGGCATCCCGGTGTCGGTCAGCGACGAGGGCTCGGTGACCATCGACGACGGGCTCGCCCGTTTCGACACCACCGTCTACCGCGAGGTGGAGGCCGGCGACCACACCATCGTCCTGCTCCGTCTGCACGCCGTCGACCACCCGGCCGACCAGGGTGACCCGCTGTCGCCGCTGGTCTTCCACCGCTCGGTGTTCGGCCGGGTCGCCGACGTCTGA
- a CDS encoding IS110 family transposase, whose amino-acid sequence MGQVIIGMDPHKRSATIEIINDREKILAQGRFGTDRDGYQTMLKLGRQHKDRVWAVEGCNGIGKHLAQRLVADGETVLDVPAKLSARARVFDTGQGRKTDPADAHHIAVAALRSKGLRQVAADDATVALRLLVDRRDELGRAHTDLLNRIHKLLLELLPGGAKKYLSATQARELLATIRPRDLVGRTRRRLASELISELVQVDKKTKAADKELRELVEATGSSLQDLHGIGPSGAARLIGDVADINRFASRGHFASWNGTAPIDASSGDQTRHRLSRAGNRRINRTLHIMAVVQLRNDTEGRAYYRRKLAAGKTPMEAMRALKRRLSDVVYQQMVNDAKTVETGPGGHAGATLKSSAADPIPMIDTSDKSLPGPAEPQPRTPLPTTS is encoded by the coding sequence ATGGGACAGGTCATCATCGGTATGGACCCGCACAAGCGGTCCGCGACCATCGAGATCATCAACGACCGGGAGAAGATTCTCGCGCAAGGCCGGTTCGGCACCGACCGCGACGGATACCAGACGATGCTCAAGCTCGGCCGGCAGCACAAGGACCGGGTCTGGGCAGTCGAGGGCTGCAACGGCATCGGCAAACACCTCGCCCAGCGCTTGGTCGCCGACGGCGAAACCGTCCTCGATGTCCCGGCAAAGTTGTCCGCCCGTGCCCGGGTGTTCGACACCGGCCAGGGACGCAAAACCGACCCGGCCGACGCCCACCACATCGCGGTCGCCGCCCTGCGCAGCAAGGGCTTGCGGCAAGTGGCCGCCGACGACGCGACGGTGGCGCTGCGGCTGCTGGTCGACCGCCGCGACGAACTGGGCCGCGCCCACACCGATCTGCTCAACCGGATCCACAAACTGCTGCTCGAACTACTGCCCGGCGGCGCCAAGAAGTATCTGTCCGCTACCCAGGCCCGTGAACTGCTCGCCACGATCCGCCCGCGTGACCTGGTCGGCCGGACCCGGCGCCGGCTCGCCTCCGAGCTGATCAGCGAACTCGTCCAGGTCGACAAGAAGACCAAAGCGGCCGACAAGGAACTGCGTGAGCTTGTCGAGGCGACCGGCAGCAGCCTGCAGGACCTGCACGGCATCGGCCCGTCCGGCGCAGCCCGGCTCATCGGCGACGTCGCCGACATCAACCGCTTCGCCAGCCGCGGGCACTTCGCATCCTGGAACGGCACCGCACCGATCGACGCCTCCTCCGGCGACCAGACTCGGCACCGGCTGTCCCGAGCCGGGAACCGGCGCATCAACCGCACCCTGCACATCATGGCCGTCGTCCAGCTGCGCAACGACACCGAAGGCCGCGCCTACTACCGGCGCAAACTCGCCGCCGGTAAAACCCCGATGGAAGCCATGCGCGCGCTCAAACGACGACTGTCCGACGTCGTCTACCAGCAGATGGTCAACGACGCCAAAACCGTCGAGACGGGCCCGGGAGGACACGCGGGGGCGACTCTGAAATCCAGCGCGGCCGATCCAATCCCCATGATCGACACTTCGGACAAGTCACTTCCCGGACCCGCCGAACCCCAGCCTAGAACACCACTTCCGACCACCTCTTGA
- a CDS encoding CHAT domain-containing protein has product MPSAQVAQLLAEHRVAVAVLNACQSAMQTGSEASLAQDLVAAGAPVAMGMAYSVTVSAARQAMPILYGRLAAGDDPVLAAWQARRCLHDDKSRRGYFEQHLDLEDWVLPVVFAQRDSSLSRRPMTAAEQESFYRRREQVGRRPGLPPGTGGVARVPG; this is encoded by the coding sequence GTGCCGTCGGCGCAGGTGGCGCAGCTGCTGGCCGAGCACCGGGTGGCGGTCGCGGTGCTCAACGCCTGCCAGTCCGCCATGCAGACCGGCAGCGAGGCGAGTCTCGCGCAGGACCTCGTGGCAGCCGGAGCGCCGGTCGCGATGGGGATGGCATATTCGGTCACGGTTTCCGCGGCACGACAGGCAATGCCGATTTTGTACGGTCGTCTCGCGGCCGGCGACGACCCGGTGCTGGCGGCGTGGCAGGCGCGCCGATGCCTGCACGACGACAAGTCCCGGCGCGGCTACTTCGAGCAGCACCTGGACCTGGAGGACTGGGTGCTGCCGGTGGTGTTCGCCCAGCGCGACTCGTCGCTGAGCCGGCGTCCGATGACCGCCGCGGAGCAGGAGTCGTTCTACCGCCGCCGCGAGCAGGTGGGACGCCGCCCGGGCCTTCCTCCAGGGACTGGTGGAGTGGCGCGAGTCCCGGGGTAG
- a CDS encoding heavy metal-binding domain-containing protein, translating into MTVPTPGVPDDAMRRLAQMRPGQPTSLFTSDLSVNEFLLVREAGFRPLGLVLGSSIYHVGIQFGRWSQNRELDQLSQAMYHARELAMTRMEAEADALGADGIVGVRLDIEFKEFGSELAEFIAIGTAVKADAPPDSGGGWRNRHDQPFTSDLSGQDFWTLIQAGYAPLGMTMGTCVYHIAHQRFWQAVGNIGQNVEIPQYTEALYDARELAMSRMQAEAEQLGAEGIVGVQMLSNSHRWGGHTTEFFAIGTAVRPLRADHVIAKPQLVLPLTDR; encoded by the coding sequence ATGACCGTGCCGACCCCCGGCGTCCCCGATGATGCGATGCGCCGCCTGGCGCAGATGCGGCCCGGGCAGCCGACCAGCCTGTTCACCTCCGACCTGAGCGTCAACGAGTTCCTGCTGGTCCGCGAGGCCGGCTTCCGGCCGCTCGGGCTGGTTCTGGGATCGAGCATCTACCACGTCGGCATCCAGTTCGGCCGCTGGAGCCAGAACCGGGAGCTCGACCAGCTGTCCCAGGCGATGTATCACGCCCGGGAGCTGGCGATGACCCGGATGGAGGCGGAAGCGGACGCGCTCGGCGCCGACGGGATCGTCGGGGTGCGCCTCGACATCGAGTTCAAGGAGTTCGGCTCCGAGCTCGCCGAGTTCATCGCGATCGGCACCGCGGTGAAGGCGGATGCGCCCCCGGACAGCGGCGGCGGCTGGCGCAACCGGCACGACCAGCCGTTCACCAGCGACCTGTCCGGCCAGGATTTCTGGACGCTGATCCAGGCCGGGTACGCCCCGCTGGGCATGACCATGGGCACCTGCGTCTACCACATCGCGCACCAGCGGTTCTGGCAGGCGGTCGGCAACATCGGGCAGAATGTGGAGATTCCGCAATACACCGAGGCGTTGTACGACGCTCGGGAGCTGGCGATGAGCCGGATGCAGGCCGAAGCGGAACAACTGGGCGCGGAAGGGATCGTCGGGGTGCAGATGCTGTCCAACTCGCACCGCTGGGGCGGGCACACCACCGAATTCTTCGCGATCGGCACGGCGGTCCGGCCGCTGCGCGCCGATCACGTGATCGCCAAGCCGCAGCTCGTGCTCCCGCTGACCGACCGATGA
- a CDS encoding TetR family transcriptional regulator, whose translation MTSVVVLMTELEDATIRRVAAEAGVPARQLQYYFGTRDDLLLGALELLNRDGRSVTYPGAGRRWVTAVGSAAGPYERAQLPMSGHKTPNTISNRSN comes from the coding sequence ATGACCAGCGTCGTGGTCCTCATGACAGAGCTCGAAGACGCGACGATCCGCCGCGTCGCGGCGGAGGCGGGAGTGCCCGCCCGGCAGTTGCAGTACTACTTCGGCACCCGCGACGACCTGCTACTCGGCGCCCTCGAGCTACTCAACCGCGACGGCCGAAGCGTCACCTACCCGGGCGCCGGACGACGCTGGGTCACAGCCGTCGGCTCGGCGGCGGGGCCCTACGAACGCGCTCAACTGCCGATGAGCGGACATAAAACTCCTAACACGATCTCTAATCGGTCCAATTGA
- a CDS encoding IS5 family transposase (programmed frameshift) — MSKAWVVDDELWKLIEPVLPAWPARAPGPRPVPDRLCLQGILFVLHTGIGWEDLPQELGFGSGMTCWRRLQRWTEAGVFDQVHQILLDKLNAANRIDWSRAAIDASHIDAKKGGAGTGPSPVNRGKPGSKHHLICDGNGTPIYVLTSGANVPDIKRALDLLDCYPPIAGRLGRPRRRFAALLADKAYSSAAFRQACRERGTEPLIPKPKTTGIKGLGKLRYVVEQTFALLHQFRRLAVRWERRLDIHDGFVSLACVLICWRRLINWTD; from the exons GTGAGCAAGGCCTGGGTCGTCGATGACGAGTTGTGGAAGCTGATCGAGCCGGTGCTGCCTGCTTGGCCAGCGAGGGCGCCGGGACCGCGGCCGGTGCCGGACCGGCTGTGCTTGCAGGGCATCCTGTTCGTCCTGCACACCGGGATCGGCTGGGAGGACCTGCCGCAGGAGCTCGGGTTCGGCTCGGGGATGACCTGCTGGCGCAGGCTGCAGCGGTGGACCGAGGCAGGCGTGTTCGACCAGGTCCACCAGATACTGCTGGACAAGCTGAACGCGGCGAACCGGATCGACTGGTCGAGAGCGGCGATTGACGCCAGTCACATCGACGCTA AAAAAGGGGGTGCCGGGACAGGCCCGTCGCCGGTCAACCGGGGCAAGCCCGGCTCCAAGCACCACCTGATCTGCGACGGCAACGGCACCCCGATCTACGTGCTGACCAGCGGCGCGAACGTACCTGACATCAAACGTGCCCTGGATCTGCTCGACTGCTACCCGCCGATCGCCGGCAGGCTGGGCCGGCCTCGGCGCCGGTTCGCGGCGCTGCTGGCTGACAAGGCCTACAGCAGTGCGGCGTTCCGCCAGGCCTGCCGTGAACGTGGCACCGAACCCCTCATCCCCAAACCGAAGACCACCGGGATCAAGGGCCTCGGCAAGCTCCGGTACGTCGTCGAGCAGACCTTCGCTCTGCTGCATCAGTTCCGCCGATTGGCTGTTCGCTGGGAGCGCCGCCTCGACATCCACGACGGCTTCGTCAGCCTTGCCTGCGTCCTGATCTGCTGGCGCAGATTGATCAATTGGACCGATTAG
- a CDS encoding heavy metal-binding domain-containing protein, with the protein MSVDGWDGRGLPPVARARIARAANGGVRTSLLSADGVAGLEVAGFDTVGEVLGTTVMQIGWTGWGGCGWRPGVNPGLIAGLLGDPGPAAGRPSGAGFAPYTRAIRHGRDTALDRMRQEAAALGADGVVGVRLTETRMDDQKREFMALGTAVRARGRQRAGVPFTTDLAAQDVAKLLGAGWVPAGIVYGLSVAIRHDDWRTTSSLSFFAGNVEVAGYTELISHVRAVARDEFARRVAATGADAALMSGLSSRMWAIEVADNHTDHAAECIVTGNAIAQFRTGQLSTPNSLTILPLRSPR; encoded by the coding sequence GTGAGCGTCGACGGGTGGGACGGGCGGGGGCTGCCCCCGGTGGCTCGCGCGCGGATCGCCCGGGCCGCCAACGGCGGGGTGCGGACCTCGCTGCTGTCCGCGGACGGCGTGGCCGGCCTGGAGGTGGCCGGCTTCGACACCGTGGGCGAGGTGCTCGGCACCACCGTGATGCAGATCGGGTGGACCGGATGGGGTGGCTGCGGCTGGCGTCCCGGCGTCAACCCGGGGCTGATCGCCGGGCTGCTCGGCGACCCGGGGCCCGCGGCCGGGCGGCCCAGCGGCGCCGGCTTCGCGCCGTACACGCGGGCCATCCGGCACGGGCGCGACACCGCACTCGACCGGATGCGGCAGGAGGCCGCGGCGCTCGGCGCCGACGGCGTCGTCGGCGTCCGGCTCACCGAGACCCGGATGGACGATCAGAAACGGGAATTCATGGCCCTCGGTACGGCGGTCCGCGCCCGCGGTCGCCAGCGCGCCGGCGTGCCGTTCACCACCGACCTGGCCGCCCAGGACGTGGCGAAGCTGCTCGGCGCCGGATGGGTGCCGGCCGGGATCGTCTACGGCCTGTCCGTCGCGATCCGGCACGACGACTGGCGGACGACATCGTCGTTGTCGTTTTTCGCCGGCAATGTCGAGGTGGCCGGGTACACCGAGCTGATCAGCCACGTGCGGGCGGTCGCGCGTGACGAGTTCGCCCGGCGGGTCGCCGCCACCGGCGCCGACGCGGCACTGATGTCCGGGCTGTCGTCCCGGATGTGGGCGATCGAGGTCGCCGACAACCACACCGATCACGCCGCCGAGTGCATCGTCACCGGCAACGCGATCGCCCAGTTCAGAACCGGACAGCTCAGCACCCCGAACAGTCTGACCATCCTGCCGTTGCGGAGCCCTCGATGA
- a CDS encoding PadR family transcriptional regulator, which produces MASPLRITAAVAGVLEAFLAAPGTERYGLDIMQATGYPSGTVYPILMRLQKAGWLAAHWEEIDPVAAGRPARRWYRLTPDGLTTARTELAAHRQRNAIGPAVRTRPTWAS; this is translated from the coding sequence ATGGCGTCACCCCTACGCATCACCGCCGCCGTCGCCGGCGTCCTGGAGGCGTTTCTCGCCGCGCCGGGCACCGAGCGGTACGGACTCGACATCATGCAGGCCACCGGGTATCCCAGCGGCACCGTGTACCCGATCCTGATGCGCCTGCAGAAGGCCGGCTGGCTCGCCGCGCACTGGGAGGAGATCGACCCGGTCGCCGCCGGCCGCCCGGCCCGCCGCTGGTATCGACTCACCCCGGACGGACTGACCACGGCCCGCACCGAACTCGCCGCCCACCGCCAGCGCAACGCGATCGGCCCGGCCGTGCGGACGAGGCCGACATGGGCCTCCTGA